A single genomic interval of Cydia strobilella chromosome 3, ilCydStro3.1, whole genome shotgun sequence harbors:
- the LOC134755866 gene encoding casein kinase II subunit alpha isoform X2 — MAVPSRARVYADVNSQKPREYWDYESYVVDWGNQDDYQLVRKLGRGKYSEVFEAINITNDEKCVVKILKPVKKKKIKREIKILENLRGGTNIITLQAVVKDPVSRTPALIFEHVNNTDFKQLYQTLSDYDIRYYLYELLKALDYCHSMGIMHRDVKPHNVMIDHDNRKLRLIDWGLAEFYHPGQEYNVRVASRYFKGPELLVDYQMYDYSLDMWSLGCMLASMIFRKEPFFHGHDNYDQLVRIAKVLGTEELFEYLDKYHIELDPRFNDILGRHSRKRWERFVHSENQHLVSPEALDFLDRLLRYDHYERYTAREAMDHPYFYPIVKEQGRLKVESNSPTPNALQGPINTAA, encoded by the exons ATGGCAGTACCTAGTAGAGCGCGGGTATACGCCGATGTCAACTCACAGAAGCCGAGAGAGTACTGGGATTATGAGAGCTACGTAGTTGATTGGGGCAATCAGGACGACTACCAGCTGGTTCGCAAACTCGGCCGCGGAAAGTACAGTGAAGTATTCGAGGCAATAAATATCACAAATGACGAGAAGTgtgtagtaaaaatattaaag cctgtaaaaaagaagaagataaaaagggaaattaaaatattagaaaatttaAGAGGAGGCACAAATATTATAACTTTACAAGCGGTTGTCAAAGATCCTGTGTCTCGAACTCCGGCACTTATTTTTGAACATGTGAACAACACTGATTTTAAACAGTTGTATCAAACATTGTCAGATTATGATATAAG ATATTATTTGTATGAACTTCTGAAGGCATTAGATTACTGCCACAGTATGGGCATCATGCACAGAGATGTTAAACCTCACAATGTGATGATTGACCATGACAACAGAAAGTTGCGTCTTATTGACTGGGGTTTAGCCGAGTTCTACCACCCGGGGCAAGAGTACAATGTTCGTGTGGCGTCTAGATACTTCAAG GGCCCTGAGCTCTTGGTGGATTATCAAATGTATGACTACTCATTGGATATGTGGTCACTGGGCTGCATGTTGGCATCCATGATCTTCCGCAAGGAACCATTCTTTCATGGTCATGATAACTACGATCAGCTTGTTCGGATTGCAAAAGTGCTGGGCACAGAAGAGCTATTTGAATATTTGGACAAATATCATATAGAACTGGATCCACGGTTTAATGATATACTTGGcag gcATTCCCGTAAGCGGTGGGAACGATTTGTCCACTCTGAAAACCAGCACCTGGTTTCTCCTGAAGCTTTAGACTTCCTTGATCGTCTTCTGCGTTATGATCATTATGAACGCTACACTGCGCGAGAGGCAATGGATCACCCATACTTCT ATCCAATTGTAAAGGAGCAGGGCCGGCTGAAAGTTGAATCTAACTCTCCGACTCCCAATGCATTGCAAGGACCAATAAATACTGCAGCATAA
- the LOC134755866 gene encoding casein kinase II subunit alpha isoform X1, which produces MSFLVSLLKTYAISGKTIVDKTLGWQRYSTMAVPSRARVYADVNSQKPREYWDYESYVVDWGNQDDYQLVRKLGRGKYSEVFEAINITNDEKCVVKILKPVKKKKIKREIKILENLRGGTNIITLQAVVKDPVSRTPALIFEHVNNTDFKQLYQTLSDYDIRYYLYELLKALDYCHSMGIMHRDVKPHNVMIDHDNRKLRLIDWGLAEFYHPGQEYNVRVASRYFKGPELLVDYQMYDYSLDMWSLGCMLASMIFRKEPFFHGHDNYDQLVRIAKVLGTEELFEYLDKYHIELDPRFNDILGRHSRKRWERFVHSENQHLVSPEALDFLDRLLRYDHYERYTAREAMDHPYFYPIVKEQGRLKVESNSPTPNALQGPINTAA; this is translated from the exons ATGTCGTTTTTAG TATCATTACTCAAGACATATGCAATTTCCGGAAAGACTATCGTCGACAAAACCTTAGGTTGGCAGAGGTATAGTACGATGGCAGTACCTAGTAGAGCGCGGGTATACGCCGATGTCAACTCACAGAAGCCGAGAGAGTACTGGGATTATGAGAGCTACGTAGTTGATTGGGGCAATCAGGACGACTACCAGCTGGTTCGCAAACTCGGCCGCGGAAAGTACAGTGAAGTATTCGAGGCAATAAATATCACAAATGACGAGAAGTgtgtagtaaaaatattaaag cctgtaaaaaagaagaagataaaaagggaaattaaaatattagaaaatttaAGAGGAGGCACAAATATTATAACTTTACAAGCGGTTGTCAAAGATCCTGTGTCTCGAACTCCGGCACTTATTTTTGAACATGTGAACAACACTGATTTTAAACAGTTGTATCAAACATTGTCAGATTATGATATAAG ATATTATTTGTATGAACTTCTGAAGGCATTAGATTACTGCCACAGTATGGGCATCATGCACAGAGATGTTAAACCTCACAATGTGATGATTGACCATGACAACAGAAAGTTGCGTCTTATTGACTGGGGTTTAGCCGAGTTCTACCACCCGGGGCAAGAGTACAATGTTCGTGTGGCGTCTAGATACTTCAAG GGCCCTGAGCTCTTGGTGGATTATCAAATGTATGACTACTCATTGGATATGTGGTCACTGGGCTGCATGTTGGCATCCATGATCTTCCGCAAGGAACCATTCTTTCATGGTCATGATAACTACGATCAGCTTGTTCGGATTGCAAAAGTGCTGGGCACAGAAGAGCTATTTGAATATTTGGACAAATATCATATAGAACTGGATCCACGGTTTAATGATATACTTGGcag gcATTCCCGTAAGCGGTGGGAACGATTTGTCCACTCTGAAAACCAGCACCTGGTTTCTCCTGAAGCTTTAGACTTCCTTGATCGTCTTCTGCGTTATGATCATTATGAACGCTACACTGCGCGAGAGGCAATGGATCACCCATACTTCT ATCCAATTGTAAAGGAGCAGGGCCGGCTGAAAGTTGAATCTAACTCTCCGACTCCCAATGCATTGCAAGGACCAATAAATACTGCAGCATAA